The Brassica oleracea var. oleracea cultivar TO1000 chromosome C7, BOL, whole genome shotgun sequence sequence ATAATATTGTTTCGGACTTTCTTTTATTACAGGGATTTAAATTTTTTATTAAGAGTTTAACATGGCATCCTCATCCAATGACGAAGAACAAAATTTAGAAAACATGTTTGAAGATTATTTCGAACAACAAATCGACGTAATGTACAACAACATAGCGAACTATCAACCGCCAGTACCGAGGAGACGAGCATACATAGAAAGAAACCGCGAGGAAGGGCATAACCGCTTGTGGAATGACTATTTCAGTGAGGAGCCGACATATCCACCTCACTATTTTAGGCGCCGTTTCCCAATGAAAAGATCATTATTCACGAGGATCGTTAATCGCTTCTCCAATGAAGTTCCTTATTTTCAACATAGAAGATATGCAGTTGGCCGGTTCGGGCTATCTCCACTACAAAAGTGTACTGCAGCAATTCGTATGTTCTCCTATGGTTGTGCGGGTGATATGGTGGGCGAATATCTCCGCATGGGTGAGACCACTGCCTTATTGTGTTTGGAAAAATTTACTGAAGGAATCATCGATTTATATGGAGAGGAGTATCTACGAAGACCCACACCTGAAGATCTTCAACGACTACTTGATATCAGAGAGGTACACGGTTTCCCTGGGATGATAGGAAGCATTGACTGTATGCATTGGGAGTGAAAAAATTGTCCACATTCTTGGAAAGGTCAATATACACATGGTGCAGGGAACCAACAATTGTTCTAGAAGCTGTAGCTTCACAAGACCTCTGGATATGGCACACGTTTTTTGGACCACCGGGTGCCTTGAACGATATTGACGTCCTTGATCGGTCTCCGGTTTTTGATGACATTATCTATGGTCGAGCTCCAACAGTTGAATTCACCGTCAACGGTCACAAGTATCATAGGGCCTACTACCTCACCGACGGTATATATCCAAAGTGGCCTACCTTTATCCAATCCATCTCTATTCCTCAAGGTCCAAAGGACGTGTTATTTGCAGAACGTCAAGAAGCCGCCAGAAAAGATGTCGAGCGTGCATTTGGAGTCTTGCAAGCTCGTTTTGCAATTGTTAGAAACCCGGCTCTTCTTTGGGAGAAGGAAAAAATCAGCAACATTACCAGAGCATGTATCATATTACACAATATGATAGTGGAAGAAGAACGAGATGGATACATTCGATACGATATATCCGAATTCGTAGAAGGAGAAACAAGCAGAAGTTCAGAGGTAGATTTCTCGTTCTCTACAAACATGCCTTCAAATCTCGGTAATATACTTGCCATTCGGAGTGAACTTCGCGACCAAAGGAAACATCAACGATTGAAGACCGATTTAATTGAGAATATATTTGCAAAATTTGGTAACCAACAATCATAATTATTGTATGTTTTCTATTTTTTTCAATAATCATAACTTTTTTTTCCATAAATTAAATAATATTAATTTATTCCTAAGAACCTCACTTTGGAGTTCACCAATTGACACCCAAAAAATTGGAAATCCTTAACTTTACAAAATTAATTAAAAATAAATAAAATTGCTAAGAACCTCTCTTAGGAGGTTCACCAATGGAGTTGCTCTTAACGTCTTAAAACCCACAACAATTTCGATGGATCTAAAAGTTTTTCAACTTATTAAAAATATTATTTGTACTTGTGGATCTGCGGATCATGCTAATGCCAAGTAGCTAACAAATTAAAACAACACATTATGGATTTTAAACCTGGTTATAACTATATAAGCTGGCATATTAAAGTGGTGTCAATTTTGGATTCTAACACCTTTTTAGTTTATTAGGTTTGTTACATTTAGTTTTCAATTTTAGAAAGCAAAAAATATTATGTCATCTTGACGTATTTTTTCTTAATATTTATCAATAAGTATTTCCCTATATTAAAAATGTTACATCTTTTTATCGCCAGGGAATACTTGTTCTTTACTTTGGTGGATCGTAAATGTAATTAATTTATAATCTTCGATAAAAAATGTTCTTTTCAGCACTAATACAAAAATATTAGTTAAAGCTCAGGATTAAATATGAATTAAAATGTGGTTATATAGAAAAAAAAATTCTTTATTAAAACTCAAAATACATAATCTAATAAATGTCGTCCTACAAAAAAAGAATGAATCTAATAAATCAAAATCTCCTAATCAACAATAAAATGTTTTTAGTCCAAGGCAGCGGACAAAAAAGACATTAAGGGTAAATACGTGTGTTTGAGAATTTAAAAGTAAATATATGTGTCGCAAAATTATTAGAAAAGGACAAAGAGGATACGAGAAAAGCCAGTTCACCTTCTACGTTTTAAATAAACGTATATTACGAGAACAGTGATAGTTTGGAAAATTTATTGACATGTCCAAATGCGTAAACAAAGTTTCAAACGAAAACATTTCCATTATTTCATTACCATATCCGCCTTTGAACTTTCTTTTAGTACTTTTGTAATTATTCCGGTAGAACTAAAGATTGGCATCATTCAGTTTCTTACTCAATATGTTACCGAGAACAAAAATACATCTGCTACACATACGTTTTCTTATGTCAACACTCAAATATGCTTTTTAGTAAGCAAAAAAAAAAGCAAACTTGACTGACGATTTTTTTTTTTGAGAAAAGAACTAACGAAAAATATTATGCATGCATATTTATTTAAACATGAATTAAGTAAACATCTAAATGTTTCATAATTCGTTCAATAATTTGAACAGTTGTGCTATATATATTTGGTAAAGTAGTTTGAGACATTGGTCAGAAAAAAAAAATCGATACAATATGAACGTGATGATAAAAAATCTAAGTACTATGAAAGCCTTTAGTTCAAAAAAAAATCTAAGTACTGGATAAAAATACATTAAATACACCACACATTTAATTAAAAAATGGGCCATTGGGTCCTTTAATTTTCCACTTTGTACAGGCCAATAAGATTATACGAAAAAGGAGAAAATCAAAGTGGAAACTGAAACAGGACCGAAAAGACCATAAAGTTTATCTCTTGTACTAATTTACCATTTTTGTCTCTGTAGTCTACCTACTCTGGTCATGGCTGCTATTAGTGATTATCTTCAGATTTGAATTCGCGCAGTTTTTATAGTATGCAATTTTTCTAATTCAAAAATATTTATATGCATTAAAAGAACATAAAGAAAAAACAAAATTTTGTTTCTTAATTTGAATTATGTATTGGGTCCCATTATTTGTACATATATCAAGTTCAACAAGTACAAATGTTATTAATCAAAATTTTGATCCATAAGATTAAAAAAACTCATCTATTCTTTTTGAATTATACTTCACTGATTTTGGTAGTTTCGAAAACAATTTACCGAATTATTAAATTACTTCTTTATATTATATTATATTTATTTTATATTATTTATTCTTAGTTTTGACTTT is a genomic window containing:
- the LOC106303286 gene encoding uncharacterized protein LOC106303286, yielding MASSSNDEEQNLENMFEDYFEQQIDVMYNNIANYQPPVPRRRAYIERNREEGHNRLWNDYFSEEPTYPPHYFRRRFPMKRSLFTRIVNRFSNEVPYFQHRRYAVGRFGLSPLQKCTAAIRMFSYGCAGDMVGEYLRMGETTALLCLEKFTEGIIDLYGEESIYTWCREPTIVLEAVASQDLWIWHTFFGPPGALNDIDVLDRSPVFDDIIYGRAPTVEFTVNGHKYHRAYYLTDGIYPKWPTFIQSISIPQGPKDVLFAERQEAARKDVERAFGVLQARFAIVRNPALLWEKEKISNITRACIILHNMIVEEERDGYIRYDISEFVEGETSRSSEVDFSFSTNMPSNLGNILAIRSELRDQRKHQRLKTDLIENIFAKFGNQQS